From a single Streptomyces sp. NBC_01264 genomic region:
- a CDS encoding phage tail tape measure protein, protein MASDTSLVFNLIARDRASGEISKFGERVTTASAAIGAGVAGALAVGITSALDVGAANAKLAAQLALGPEQAASMAKVSASVYQNAWGDSTETVNLAIKGVYQNIGDVSKAKGGLEGITTKALALADTFDQDLTMATAAVGQLLRTGLAKDADEAFDIITAGLQSSADKSGDYLETLNEYSTQWRRIGLDAQTATGLLSQGLKAGARDADQVADALGQFGERALAGGKPVDDAFKSIGLSSKTMAKMIGAGGEQAEKALQLTMDKMRGTKDEQVKLNAAAALFGDPGNVLGAALFALDPATAAAASGMDKATGAADRMVDTVGGSAASQLETFKRKAIGELTEVGGAVVGWAMKHQTVVKPLVLTFLALAATVLVVKGAMMVYSAVSAVVAGAHAIISASCWTVIGNWLRMNAIGLGMYARIAGAAVVSAATTSAAWLGSALTSIGTWVAAVVRAGLVAVGQFVMMAARAVVWAATMAAQWLIAMGPIGWIILGVIALAALIYTYWDQIKAATVAAWNAVWGGIKWAVDQIWNFFLTWTLGGIIWQHWDTIKQGAITAWNAIVGWLMSVPGMIYNAFLNFTPIGLMIKHWATIKQGAINGGTAMVNWVRGLPGMISAGIGNLGNLLTDKGRDVVSGLWRGIQSMGGWLRSTLIGWARNLIPGPIAKALGIASPSKVMAELGQWIPAGVVVGIEARQGDVADAMATLVPTPSAGQSVLAGQQLARGAGAAPLTRPGYGPQAVRVIFDFTGAESDLTKLMRKSVRVVGQGSVQTAYGQ, encoded by the coding sequence GTGGCCTCCGATACCTCGCTCGTCTTCAACCTGATCGCGCGTGACCGGGCGTCCGGCGAGATCAGCAAGTTCGGCGAGCGGGTCACGACCGCGTCCGCGGCGATCGGAGCTGGCGTAGCGGGGGCACTCGCTGTCGGCATCACGAGCGCGCTCGACGTGGGCGCCGCGAACGCCAAGCTTGCGGCACAGCTGGCGCTCGGCCCCGAGCAGGCGGCCTCGATGGCGAAGGTCTCGGCGAGCGTCTACCAGAACGCGTGGGGCGACAGCACCGAGACCGTGAACCTTGCGATCAAGGGCGTGTACCAGAACATCGGGGACGTGAGCAAGGCGAAGGGCGGACTGGAGGGCATCACCACCAAGGCCCTCGCGCTGGCCGACACCTTCGACCAGGACCTGACGATGGCCACCGCTGCGGTCGGCCAGCTGCTGCGGACAGGCCTGGCGAAGGACGCAGACGAAGCCTTCGACATCATCACCGCCGGACTGCAGTCCTCGGCCGATAAGAGCGGCGACTACCTCGAAACGCTCAACGAGTACTCGACTCAGTGGAGGCGCATCGGGCTCGACGCGCAGACCGCAACGGGGCTGCTCTCCCAGGGACTGAAGGCCGGCGCCCGGGACGCGGACCAGGTTGCCGATGCGCTCGGACAATTCGGTGAGCGTGCGCTCGCTGGCGGGAAGCCGGTCGACGATGCGTTCAAGTCGATCGGGCTGAGCTCGAAGACGATGGCGAAGATGATCGGTGCCGGTGGAGAGCAGGCGGAGAAAGCGCTGCAGCTCACCATGGACAAGATGCGCGGGACGAAGGATGAGCAGGTCAAGCTGAACGCGGCGGCCGCCCTGTTCGGTGACCCGGGCAACGTCCTTGGCGCCGCGCTGTTCGCGCTCGACCCGGCCACCGCAGCAGCGGCGTCCGGCATGGACAAGGCAACCGGTGCCGCCGACCGCATGGTCGACACCGTGGGCGGCTCGGCCGCCTCGCAGCTGGAGACGTTCAAGCGCAAGGCGATCGGCGAGCTCACCGAGGTGGGCGGCGCCGTCGTCGGCTGGGCCATGAAACACCAGACCGTCGTCAAGCCCCTGGTCCTCACCTTCCTCGCTCTGGCCGCGACGGTGCTCGTGGTCAAGGGCGCGATGATGGTGTACTCCGCCGTGTCCGCTGTCGTGGCCGGTGCTCACGCGATCATCTCCGCGTCGTGCTGGACCGTGATCGGGAACTGGCTGCGGATGAACGCGATCGGGCTCGGCATGTACGCCCGGATCGCCGGAGCCGCGGTCGTCTCCGCGGCGACCACGTCCGCTGCATGGCTGGGCTCGGCGCTCACCTCCATCGGCACGTGGGTCGCTGCCGTTGTACGGGCCGGTCTCGTCGCGGTCGGCCAGTTCGTGATGATGGCGGCGCGGGCTGTGGTGTGGGCGGCGACGATGGCGGCGCAGTGGCTGATCGCGATGGGCCCGATTGGCTGGATCATCCTCGGGGTCATCGCGCTGGCCGCACTGATCTATACCTACTGGGACCAGATCAAGGCGGCCACGGTCGCCGCGTGGAACGCGGTCTGGGGCGGCATCAAGTGGGCCGTCGACCAGATCTGGAACTTCTTCCTGACGTGGACGCTGGGCGGGATCATCTGGCAGCACTGGGACACGATCAAGCAGGGCGCGATCACCGCGTGGAACGCGATCGTCGGCTGGCTGATGAGCGTGCCTGGGATGATCTACAACGCGTTCCTCAACTTCACCCCGATCGGCCTGATGATCAAGCACTGGGCCACGATCAAACAGGGCGCCATCAACGGCGGCACCGCGATGGTCAACTGGGTCCGTGGTCTGCCCGGCATGATCTCCGCCGGGATCGGCAACCTCGGGAACCTGCTTACCGACAAGGGCCGCGACGTCGTCTCCGGACTGTGGCGCGGCATCCAGTCCATGGGCGGCTGGCTCCGCTCCACCCTCATCGGCTGGGCCCGCAACCTCATCCCCGGCCCGATCGCGAAAGCCCTCGGCATCGCGTCGCCGTCGAAGGTGATGGCCGAGCTCGGCCAGTGGATCCCGGCCGGGGTCGTCGTTGGAATCGAGGCACGGCAAGGCGACGTCGCCGATGCGATGGCCACCCTCGTCCCCACCCCAAGCGCCGGCCAGTCCGTGCTCGCCGGACAGCAACTCGCCCGTGGTGCGGGCGCGGCGCCGCTGACCCGGCCCGGGTACGGACCACAGGCGGTGCGTGTGATCTTCGATTTCACCGGTGCAGAGAGCGACCTCACAAAGCTCATGCGCAAGTCCGTCCGCGTCGTCGGCCAGGGCTCCGTGCAGACCGCATACGGCCAATAG
- a CDS encoding phage gp6-like head-tail connector protein produces MANEYADLSVLKTSLGLEDDDDSRDVLLAAALASASRSIDTACGRRFWLDAVASARTYNPEGRTVYDGSGTRLLIDDAGAEPTLVETGSAGSWSVVTGYETGPENALSRGRPITSLLLPSGGWGTRVRVTTPWGWPTFPDEIVQATVIQASRLFKRKDSPEGVTGSAEWGVVRLSRRDPDVWALIEHYVLPGFG; encoded by the coding sequence ATGGCCAACGAGTACGCCGACCTCTCCGTCCTCAAGACCAGCCTCGGCCTGGAGGACGACGACGATTCCCGGGACGTGCTGCTGGCTGCGGCCCTCGCTTCCGCGTCCCGCTCCATCGATACTGCGTGCGGCCGCCGGTTTTGGCTGGACGCCGTGGCCAGCGCGCGCACGTACAACCCTGAAGGCCGGACCGTCTACGACGGTAGCGGGACCCGCCTCCTGATCGACGACGCAGGTGCGGAACCCACCCTCGTTGAGACGGGCTCGGCTGGCTCGTGGTCCGTGGTGACGGGCTACGAGACCGGGCCAGAGAACGCGCTCAGCCGCGGCCGCCCCATCACCTCCCTGCTCCTGCCGTCTGGTGGGTGGGGCACCCGCGTGCGGGTTACGACTCCGTGGGGGTGGCCGACTTTCCCGGACGAGATCGTGCAGGCCACCGTGATTCAGGCGTCCCGGCTCTTCAAGCGGAAGGACTCCCCGGAGGGTGTAACCGGCTCGGCCGAGTGGGGCGTTGTCCGCCTGTCCCGCCGCGACCCGGACGTGTGGGCGCTCATCGAGCACTACGTGCTGCCCGGCTTCGGATAG
- a CDS encoding phage major capsid protein — protein MSEVAKKLRDRRLNVWEQAKELADRAADENRQFSSEEEKTWVSLNSELDALDVRIKAVLDGEQRAKDAEDAMSSLRGEPRKQGGTGGQGGPDGGDVALRNFLRGEGPRSIDVNPSGPVNFRDLSKLSSGAGGAIVPTSFYDRLVAHLIETSAILQAGATVLNTASGEVIQVPKTTAHSSAAIVTEAGSIGESDPAFGQVSLGAYKYGTLIQVSRELLTDTGVDLEGYLAMQAGRALGNAFGAHAITGDGSSKPRGILTDASAGATGPNAATPVGGFGVQATAGQGADLLITLFHSVISPYRMSGSCRWLMADSTAGAVRKIKTSEGQYIWQPSVIAGQPDTILGKPVLTDPNMPAIAASAESVAFGDFSQYFVRLAGGIRFERSDEFAFGNDLVTFRALMRADAALVDLTGAIKTFTGGTA, from the coding sequence ATGTCCGAAGTTGCCAAGAAGCTGCGCGACCGGCGCCTCAATGTGTGGGAGCAGGCCAAGGAGTTGGCGGACCGCGCGGCCGACGAGAACCGCCAGTTCTCCAGCGAGGAGGAGAAGACGTGGGTCTCGCTGAACTCCGAGCTCGACGCGCTCGATGTCCGTATCAAGGCGGTGCTCGACGGTGAGCAGCGCGCGAAGGATGCCGAGGACGCCATGTCCTCGCTGCGCGGGGAGCCCCGCAAGCAGGGCGGCACTGGCGGCCAGGGCGGACCGGACGGCGGCGACGTCGCGCTCCGGAACTTCCTGCGCGGTGAGGGCCCGCGGTCCATCGACGTGAACCCCTCCGGTCCGGTGAACTTCCGTGACCTGTCCAAGCTGAGCTCGGGCGCGGGCGGCGCGATCGTCCCGACGTCGTTCTACGACCGGCTCGTCGCGCACCTCATCGAAACGTCCGCGATCCTTCAGGCCGGGGCCACCGTCCTGAACACCGCGAGCGGCGAGGTCATCCAGGTCCCCAAGACGACCGCGCACTCCAGTGCCGCGATCGTCACCGAGGCAGGATCCATCGGCGAGTCCGACCCGGCGTTCGGGCAGGTCAGCCTCGGCGCGTACAAGTACGGCACCCTGATCCAGGTCTCGCGTGAGCTCCTCACCGACACGGGCGTCGACCTGGAGGGCTACCTCGCCATGCAGGCTGGCCGCGCCCTGGGCAACGCGTTCGGCGCGCACGCCATCACGGGTGACGGATCGTCCAAGCCGCGCGGCATCCTGACCGACGCGTCCGCCGGGGCGACCGGCCCGAACGCTGCGACCCCGGTCGGTGGCTTCGGTGTACAGGCCACGGCGGGCCAGGGCGCGGATCTGCTTATCACCCTGTTCCACTCGGTGATCTCCCCGTACCGGATGTCCGGGTCGTGCCGCTGGCTCATGGCCGACAGCACCGCGGGCGCCGTCCGGAAGATCAAGACCAGCGAAGGTCAGTACATCTGGCAGCCGTCCGTGATCGCCGGTCAGCCGGACACCATCCTCGGCAAGCCGGTCCTGACCGACCCGAACATGCCGGCCATCGCCGCCTCTGCCGAGTCGGTCGCGTTCGGCGACTTCAGCCAGTACTTCGTCCGCCTTGCCGGTGGCATCAGGTTCGAGCGGTCCGACGAGTTCGCCTTCGGCAACGACCTCGTCACCTTCCGGGCGCTGATGCGCGCGGACGCGGCGCTCGTCGACCTGACCGGCGCCATCAAGACGTTCACCGGCGGCACCGCCTAA
- a CDS encoding HK97 family phage prohead protease: protein MSDTERRYTKVPVELRASEKKTTIGGYAAVFNRQSSNLGGFVEVVDPAAFNASRGDGWPDVIARYNHDDNMLLGSTGSGTLRIMVDGTGLDYEVDPPKARADILELVQRGDVRKSSFAFRTIEDQWDTTDQGFPMRTLLRVQLVDVAPVNTPAYPDSTAGLRSLARHMHADFEEVRKLADEDELRKFFVRTDRTTGKPKVQEKTSFGAAARMQLLARKTDPYA from the coding sequence GTGAGCGACACCGAGCGGCGCTACACGAAGGTGCCCGTCGAGCTGCGGGCGTCCGAGAAGAAAACCACCATCGGCGGTTACGCGGCCGTCTTCAACCGGCAGAGCAGCAACCTCGGCGGGTTCGTCGAGGTCGTCGACCCGGCCGCGTTCAATGCGTCCCGGGGCGACGGCTGGCCGGACGTGATTGCCCGCTACAACCACGACGACAACATGCTGTTGGGCAGCACCGGGTCCGGCACGCTGCGGATCATGGTGGACGGGACGGGCCTCGACTACGAGGTCGATCCGCCCAAGGCCCGCGCCGACATCCTCGAACTCGTCCAGCGCGGCGACGTCCGCAAGTCCTCGTTCGCGTTCCGCACGATCGAAGACCAGTGGGATACCACCGACCAGGGGTTCCCCATGCGGACCCTGCTTCGCGTGCAGCTCGTCGACGTCGCACCGGTCAACACCCCGGCCTACCCCGACAGCACGGCCGGCTTGCGCTCGCTGGCCCGCCACATGCACGCGGACTTCGAGGAGGTGCGCAAGCTCGCCGACGAGGACGAGCTCCGCAAGTTCTTCGTCCGCACCGACCGCACCACGGGCAAGCCGAAGGTGCAGGAGAAAACGAGCTTCGGCGCGGCCGCCCGCATGCAGCTGCTCGCCCGGAAGACCGACCCCTACGCGTGA
- a CDS encoding phage portal protein — MGPTLGRDGVWYPGGAPPSEPGGWRRMGRALAAPFRWMGGVSKRAITSLPWLGGGGTSSQSTAAARALQLIPLFACVRILADSIASLPVQTYRKNGASREMLTFVPSLLFAPAARDNLFEWLHKCVVSMALRGNAYGLITQRDDFGFPTMIEWLNPDDVWVDELRPTLPVYYWQGIEVPREQIIHIPWVVMPGKVVGLSPVSYFAQTIGVGLSATEYGLSWFDNGGTPPSVLKNSAKTITPDESAEISDRLSARVRARKPLVLGSDWDFEALKVSPEESQFIQTMRLNASQIAAIYGVPPEMVGGDSGGSMTYANVEQNAINFVGFTLRPWLARLEAKLSALMPGKEFVRFNVDAMIRVDLRTRYEAHRIALQDGWRNRDEVRAIEDLSPLPAGQHGEDYLPVALLAAVQAQPDADPAGGTTPSE, encoded by the coding sequence ATGGGCCCGACTCTTGGCCGCGATGGGGTGTGGTACCCGGGCGGCGCCCCGCCGTCGGAGCCTGGTGGCTGGCGCCGGATGGGCCGCGCGCTGGCCGCGCCGTTCAGGTGGATGGGTGGCGTCAGCAAGCGGGCCATCACCTCGCTGCCGTGGCTCGGCGGGGGCGGCACTTCGTCGCAGTCGACGGCCGCGGCCCGCGCGCTCCAGCTCATCCCGCTGTTCGCGTGCGTGCGGATCCTCGCGGACTCGATCGCGTCGCTGCCGGTGCAGACGTACCGGAAGAACGGCGCGTCGCGGGAGATGCTCACGTTCGTGCCGTCGCTGCTGTTCGCGCCGGCCGCGCGGGACAACCTGTTCGAGTGGCTCCACAAGTGCGTGGTTTCCATGGCGCTGCGCGGCAACGCCTACGGGCTGATCACGCAGCGGGACGACTTCGGGTTCCCAACGATGATCGAGTGGCTGAACCCCGACGACGTGTGGGTGGACGAGCTGCGGCCGACCCTGCCGGTCTACTACTGGCAGGGCATCGAGGTACCGCGCGAGCAGATCATCCACATTCCGTGGGTGGTCATGCCTGGCAAGGTCGTGGGCCTGTCGCCGGTCAGCTACTTCGCGCAGACCATCGGCGTCGGCCTGTCCGCCACTGAGTACGGGCTGTCCTGGTTCGACAACGGCGGCACCCCGCCGAGCGTCCTGAAGAACTCGGCGAAGACGATCACCCCGGACGAGTCGGCTGAGATCAGCGACCGTCTGTCCGCCAGGGTCCGCGCGCGCAAGCCGCTGGTGCTCGGCTCGGACTGGGACTTCGAGGCGCTGAAGGTCAGCCCGGAAGAGTCGCAGTTCATCCAGACCATGAGGCTCAACGCGAGCCAGATCGCCGCGATCTACGGCGTCCCGCCGGAGATGGTCGGCGGCGACTCCGGTGGTTCGATGACGTATGCCAATGTCGAGCAGAACGCGATCAACTTCGTGGGCTTCACCCTGCGGCCGTGGCTCGCCCGGCTGGAAGCCAAGCTGTCCGCGCTCATGCCGGGCAAGGAGTTCGTCCGCTTCAACGTTGACGCGATGATCCGCGTCGATCTGCGCACCCGGTACGAGGCGCACCGCATTGCGCTCCAGGACGGCTGGCGCAACCGCGACGAAGTCCGCGCGATCGAAGACCTCTCGCCGCTGCCTGCCGGGCAGCACGGCGAGGACTACCTGCCGGTGGCTCTCCTGGCCGCCGTGCAAGCACAGCCCGACGCAGACCCTGCGGGCGGTACCACCCCATCCGAGTGA
- a CDS encoding terminase, with the protein MTTSPIWTAPTEFGDQLRELYGLECAPWWGTPRRLDYPTLGGKAAKVMRKLGFEPMPWQRYVLDVALELDPDTGVFAHREVGLSVPRQQGKTQQILAVMVHRIMAWERQNVTYAAQNRTMAKKRWEDEFLATLDGSSLFGKYRPRKTTGNEAIIWGSTRSLLGITSNTEKAGHGPPLDLGIIDEAFAAEDDRLEQAFSPAMLTKPMAQLWWASAGGTDRSVWLNKKREAGRELIQQMWATGHQPRVAYFEWFAPDHLPRDQASTWRTALPALGHTVSEDIIRAELEKLDPAEFDRAYLNRTRKAAPPSDANVPKQHWPGLADERSRPGAELALAVEVSQDRSTSTIAMAGLRSDGHVHLEVIDRRAGTEWVVPAVVRLRQLHDPVAVAISATGSPSSSLIDDLVAAGVRVPEGDEKDHPLPGHLVVMRTGDMVEASGQMADAMTQGTVRHIDQAPLTAAVNGAMTRPVGDAWVLDRRKSLADVSPLVAAVQARWALLTRGPLVRDDYDVMNSVL; encoded by the coding sequence ATGACGACCTCTCCGATCTGGACAGCCCCGACTGAGTTTGGCGACCAGCTGCGGGAGCTGTACGGATTGGAGTGCGCGCCCTGGTGGGGAACCCCTCGGCGCCTCGACTACCCGACGCTCGGCGGCAAGGCGGCCAAGGTCATGCGGAAGCTCGGCTTCGAGCCCATGCCCTGGCAGCGGTACGTCCTCGACGTGGCGTTGGAGCTGGACCCGGACACGGGCGTGTTCGCGCACCGCGAGGTAGGGCTCAGCGTTCCGCGCCAGCAGGGGAAGACCCAGCAGATCCTGGCCGTGATGGTCCACCGGATCATGGCGTGGGAGCGGCAGAACGTGACCTATGCCGCGCAGAACCGGACGATGGCCAAGAAACGGTGGGAGGACGAGTTCCTCGCCACCCTCGACGGCTCCTCGCTGTTCGGCAAGTACCGACCCCGGAAGACCACCGGCAACGAGGCCATCATCTGGGGCAGCACGCGATCCCTACTCGGCATCACCTCGAACACCGAGAAGGCTGGCCACGGGCCGCCCTTGGATCTCGGCATCATCGACGAGGCGTTCGCCGCCGAGGACGACAGGCTTGAGCAGGCGTTCTCTCCGGCCATGCTGACCAAGCCGATGGCCCAGCTCTGGTGGGCCAGCGCCGGCGGCACGGACCGCAGCGTCTGGCTGAACAAGAAGCGTGAGGCTGGGCGCGAGTTGATCCAGCAGATGTGGGCGACCGGCCACCAGCCCCGTGTTGCGTACTTCGAGTGGTTCGCTCCCGACCATCTGCCGCGCGACCAAGCGTCCACGTGGCGTACCGCGCTGCCAGCGTTGGGACACACGGTGTCGGAGGACATCATCAGGGCCGAGCTGGAGAAACTCGATCCTGCTGAATTCGATCGTGCCTACTTGAACCGCACGCGGAAGGCGGCGCCGCCGTCGGACGCGAACGTTCCCAAGCAGCACTGGCCCGGGCTGGCCGACGAGCGGTCCCGGCCGGGCGCCGAACTTGCCCTCGCGGTCGAGGTGTCGCAGGACCGAAGCACGTCGACGATCGCGATGGCCGGACTGCGGTCCGACGGCCACGTGCACTTGGAGGTCATCGACCGCCGAGCTGGCACGGAGTGGGTGGTGCCCGCGGTCGTGCGGCTGCGGCAGCTTCACGACCCGGTGGCCGTGGCCATATCTGCCACCGGCTCACCGTCCTCGTCCCTCATCGACGACCTCGTCGCGGCGGGGGTACGGGTGCCGGAAGGCGACGAGAAGGACCACCCGCTCCCGGGTCACCTGGTGGTGATGAGGACCGGCGACATGGTCGAGGCGTCCGGGCAGATGGCCGACGCCATGACACAGGGCACTGTCCGCCATATCGACCAGGCCCCGCTGACCGCTGCTGTGAATGGGGCGATGACCCGGCCGGTCGGCGATGCGTGGGTGCTCGACCGGCGCAAGTCCCTGGCCGACGTATCCCCGCTCGTCGCAGCAGTCCAGGCGCGGTGGGCGCTGCTCACCCGCGGGCCGTTGGTCCGCGACGACTACGACGTCATGAACTCGGTGCTGTGA
- a CDS encoding HNH endonuclease — translation MPKRHDLTTYAYRKQRARLLAESNVCHLCGHPGADVVDHVRPVSRGADPEDTSNWLPAHGVKRCPTCGRNCNGEKGAATRTAGLKTSRDWYTR, via the coding sequence ATGCCCAAGCGCCACGACCTCACCACCTACGCCTACCGCAAGCAGCGCGCCCGCCTCCTCGCCGAGTCCAACGTCTGCCACCTCTGCGGCCACCCCGGCGCCGACGTCGTCGACCACGTCCGCCCCGTCTCCCGCGGCGCCGACCCCGAGGACACGAGCAACTGGCTCCCCGCGCACGGCGTGAAGCGCTGCCCCACCTGCGGCCGGAACTGCAACGGCGAGAAAGGCGCGGCCACCCGGACCGCGGGCCTCAAGACCTCACGCGATTGGTACACCCGATGA
- a CDS encoding DUF6907 domain-containing protein, whose protein sequence is MTAPRTITVPTIDQGPLVLTCPPWCASHDTRIPQYQADLSHTGPEHAFRFNGEQLLLALLTQYPFGSGSRETGLYVEQTGFARTLAPSGIRQLAATLTVHAVHLRTLAGQLDELLGGGGR, encoded by the coding sequence GTGACCGCGCCGCGCACGATCACGGTGCCCACCATCGACCAGGGCCCGCTCGTCCTCACCTGCCCGCCCTGGTGCGCCAGCCACGACACCCGGATCCCGCAGTACCAGGCCGACCTCAGCCACACCGGGCCCGAGCACGCCTTCCGCTTCAACGGCGAGCAGCTGCTCCTCGCACTGCTCACCCAGTACCCCTTCGGCAGCGGAAGCCGCGAGACCGGCCTGTACGTCGAACAGACCGGGTTCGCCCGCACCCTCGCCCCCTCCGGGATCCGGCAGCTGGCCGCCACCCTCACCGTCCACGCCGTGCACCTCCGGACGCTCGCCGGACAGCTCGACGAGCTCCTCGGCGGGGGTGGCCGATGA